From a single Candidatus Izimaplasma bacterium HR1 genomic region:
- the punA gene encoding Purine nucleoside phosphorylase 1, whose translation MPFFVILILRGDSMYDLAIEAKYYILQNITTEPKTAIVLGSGLTSIMDELTDKVELNYADIPNFKTSTVKGHTSKLISGKLNGNDVLLMSGRFHYYEGYSMKDITFPIYVFKLLGIENLILTNSCGGINTEKLSPGSIMVVNDFINLMPSNPLIGENNEKFGPRFPDMTEPYDLSLRKLAKEKAKMLNIEYVEGVYTGFMGPYYETKAEIRMIKTMGSDAVGMSTVPETIVSNYLGIKTLAFATITNMATGIQKVKHSHENVVKIAGEASKKLALWIKEVVKSI comes from the coding sequence TATACTAATATTAAGAGGTGATTCAATGTATGATTTAGCAATCGAAGCTAAGTACTATATTTTACAAAACATAACAACAGAACCAAAGACAGCGATAGTGTTGGGTAGTGGTTTGACAAGTATCATGGACGAACTTACTGACAAAGTTGAATTAAATTATGCAGATATTCCAAACTTTAAAACAAGCACTGTTAAAGGTCATACATCAAAATTAATATCAGGTAAACTTAATGGTAATGATGTTCTTTTAATGAGTGGAAGATTTCATTACTATGAGGGATACTCAATGAAGGATATTACATTTCCAATCTATGTATTTAAACTATTAGGTATTGAAAACTTGATTCTGACGAACTCTTGTGGAGGAATCAACACTGAGAAACTGTCCCCAGGAAGTATTATGGTTGTTAATGATTTTATTAATCTTATGCCATCAAACCCTTTGATTGGAGAAAACAATGAAAAGTTTGGACCAAGATTTCCTGATATGACTGAACCTTATGATCTGTCATTAAGAAAACTGGCTAAAGAGAAAGCAAAAATGTTAAATATCGAATACGTTGAGGGAGTATATACTGGCTTTATGGGTCCTTATTATGAGACAAAAGCCGAAATAAGAATGATTAAAACAATGGGTAGTGATGCTGTTGGTATGAGTACAGTACCAGAAACAATTGTGAGTAATTATCTAGGAATTAAAACTTTAGCTTTTGCAACAATTACTAATATGGCAACAGGAATTCAAAAAGTAAAACATTCTCATGAGAATGTAGTAAAGATAGCTGGTGAAGCTTCTAAAAAATTAGCTCTTTGGATAAAAGAAGTAGTAAAATCGATATAA
- the ahpC gene encoding Alkyl hydroperoxide reductase subunit C has product MNYDNDFYVTGAKVGKPAPKFEMDAVLPEGEFVDRFGKVTLDEHLEAGKWVVLYFYPLDFTFVCPTEIKKFNELNTKFEEKNAVLIAASTDSVFSHLAWQDRADLGRLNHVHASDGNHVVSEAYGILDEEKGLAWRGTFIIAPDGTLKAAHVNHGEGGRNVDEVLRTLEVFQNEMEGKLVPCGWTPGSDFVVKK; this is encoded by the coding sequence ATGAATTATGATAACGATTTTTATGTAACAGGTGCAAAAGTTGGAAAGCCAGCACCTAAATTTGAAATGGATGCAGTATTACCTGAAGGTGAATTTGTAGATCGATTTGGTAAAGTAACATTAGATGAACATTTAGAAGCAGGAAAATGGGTTGTATTATACTTCTATCCATTAGATTTTACTTTTGTTTGTCCTACAGAAATTAAAAAATTTAATGAGTTAAACACAAAATTCGAAGAGAAAAATGCAGTATTAATTGCAGCTTCTACAGACAGTGTATTTAGTCATTTAGCATGGCAAGATAGAGCTGATTTAGGTAGATTAAACCATGTTCATGCTTCAGATGGTAATCACGTTGTTTCTGAAGCATATGGTATACTTGATGAAGAAAAAGGATTAGCTTGGAGAGGTACTTTTATTATCGCTCCTGATGGTACTTTAAAAGCTGCTCACGTAAACCACGGTGAAGGTGGAAGAAACGTTGATGAAGTTTTAAGAACATTAGAAGTTTTCCAAAATGAAATGGAAGGAAAATTAGTTCCTTGTGGTTGGACTCCGGGTTCAGATTTTGTTGTAAAGAAATAG
- the pgcA gene encoding Phosphoglucomutase has translation MFREEFEKWNRYKKLDEELRLELNAMDEETKKDAFYKSVEFATAGMRGIIGAGTNRMNKYTIRKANYGFGMYLVKKYKGELERGVVIAHDNRHKSVEFSKESACVLASLGIKSYIFESLRPTPELSFAVRRLGAIGGIVVTASHNPAAYNGYKIYDEDGCQYVPRMADKVIENVNEIENVFNIDYMDYEEALSKGLIEIIGEEIDREYLEAVDTVQLNQDLDKNLKVVFTPLHGTSAKIGLIALERNGYDVIPVIEQLEPDPDFSTVKSPNPESKEAFAMAIEYGKKHKADILIATDPDADRLGVAVRHNGEYILLTGNQTGAILVDYILRTRKNQGTLPTKGKVFDTVVTSGLGAAIAKSYGMEVESTLTGFKFIGEKAKQIEDTEYEFMFGYEESYGYVIKDFVRDKDSIQALLLISEVANLSKRRGLTLYDYLIDLYEKHGFYKEDLVNIVLEGAEGEERIKEIIEYFRANKPTRILDLRVFKTEDYLTRTRYFEKHTNEIDLPISNVLKFVLEDGSWFVLRPSGTEPKLKIYIGVVGKTLEDSLSKNKEIKEAVLKIIDRV, from the coding sequence ATGTTTAGAGAAGAATTTGAGAAGTGGAATCGTTATAAGAAATTGGATGAAGAACTACGTTTAGAACTTAATGCAATGGATGAGGAAACTAAAAAGGATGCATTTTACAAATCAGTAGAATTTGCTACTGCCGGTATGAGAGGTATCATCGGTGCTGGAACTAATCGTATGAATAAATACACAATTAGAAAAGCAAACTATGGCTTTGGTATGTATTTAGTTAAGAAATATAAAGGCGAATTAGAACGTGGTGTAGTTATAGCACATGATAACCGTCATAAAAGTGTCGAATTCTCAAAGGAAAGTGCTTGTGTTTTAGCAAGTCTTGGCATTAAGTCATACATATTCGAAAGTCTAAGACCAACTCCGGAATTAAGCTTTGCCGTTAGACGATTAGGAGCTATTGGTGGAATCGTAGTTACAGCATCGCATAATCCTGCTGCATATAACGGATATAAAATTTACGATGAAGATGGTTGTCAATATGTTCCAAGAATGGCTGACAAAGTAATTGAAAATGTTAATGAGATTGAAAATGTATTTAACATTGATTACATGGATTATGAAGAAGCACTATCTAAAGGCCTAATTGAAATTATTGGTGAAGAAATCGATAGAGAATATTTAGAAGCAGTTGATACTGTTCAATTGAATCAAGATTTAGACAAAAACCTTAAAGTTGTCTTTACACCTTTACATGGGACAAGTGCTAAGATTGGTTTAATTGCTTTAGAAAGAAACGGTTATGATGTTATTCCTGTTATCGAACAACTGGAACCTGATCCTGACTTTAGTACTGTAAAAAGTCCTAACCCTGAAAGTAAAGAAGCTTTTGCTATGGCAATTGAATACGGTAAAAAACATAAAGCAGATATCTTAATTGCTACAGACCCTGACGCTGATCGTTTAGGTGTAGCTGTAAGACATAATGGTGAATATATTTTACTTACAGGTAATCAAACAGGTGCAATTCTTGTAGATTACATTTTAAGAACAAGAAAGAATCAAGGAACTTTACCTACTAAAGGAAAAGTCTTTGATACGGTAGTTACTAGTGGTTTAGGAGCAGCAATTGCTAAAAGTTATGGTATGGAAGTTGAAAGTACTTTAACTGGATTTAAATTCATTGGTGAAAAAGCAAAACAGATAGAAGATACAGAATATGAATTTATGTTTGGTTATGAAGAAAGTTATGGTTATGTAATTAAAGACTTTGTTCGTGATAAAGATAGTATTCAAGCATTACTATTAATTAGTGAAGTAGCTAACTTAAGTAAGCGTAGAGGTTTAACACTATACGATTACTTAATTGATTTATATGAAAAGCATGGTTTTTATAAAGAAGATTTAGTAAATATAGTCTTAGAAGGTGCTGAAGGAGAAGAACGTATCAAAGAGATTATTGAGTACTTCCGTGCAAATAAACCAACAAGAATTTTAGATTTAAGAGTTTTTAAAACAGAAGATTATTTGACAAGAACTAGATATTTTGAGAAACATACAAATGAAATCGATTTACCAATTTCAAATGTACTTAAGTTTGTTCTTGAAGATGGAAGTTGGTTTGTACTTAGACCAAGTGGAACTGAGCCTAAACTTAAAATTTATATTGGTGTTGTAGGAAAAACATTAGAAGATTCATTAAGTAAAAATAAGGAAATTAAAGAAGCAGTTTTAAAAATCATCGACAGAGTTTAA
- the rnfC_2 gene encoding Electron transport complex protein RnfC — translation MIKKSRKVRDYKELTKALPTLRYVEPEAVYIHLQNGRCKTYDLYVKEGDKVTLGEIIGIRHGGFFEQPIHATVSGTVGVVGRKLHRTGRKVDCVEIRNDFRETPHHSVVDRPDSVIDTLSQEEMVEIIKDRSLVGLGGSGFPTYIKLATKEKINTVVINAVECEPYLSSDYRLILEHPDRVVAGMKYIMQALNTKKGVIAIKENKDSLYQVLTQVINHRFPDLDIKVMRLGNYYPQGWEVEVFKNALGITIPHGELPMKYGVIGFNVSTAAGVFDAIKHNLPVTKRYFTLTGDAIKFPQNYRVKVGTSVKQLIALSDGYKEEYDEVLVVMGGPMMGVSSVSDDVIVSKTTTSVIILQNIDYQEEPCVRCGSCVYSCPTHLEPVQIMNAVKRNDKEAMKGLEAYKCIECGLCAYVCTSKIHVTEYVRKAKKLIG, via the coding sequence ATGATCAAGAAATCAAGAAAGGTACGGGACTATAAAGAACTTACAAAAGCTTTACCAACACTTAGATATGTTGAACCAGAAGCTGTTTACATCCACCTCCAAAATGGTAGATGTAAAACGTATGATCTTTATGTCAAAGAGGGTGACAAAGTAACCCTTGGTGAAATTATTGGGATTCGCCATGGTGGATTTTTTGAACAACCAATCCATGCTACTGTCAGTGGGACAGTTGGAGTAGTTGGTAGAAAATTACACCGTACAGGCCGCAAGGTTGATTGTGTTGAAATTAGAAATGACTTTAGAGAAACACCACATCATAGTGTGGTAGATAGACCTGATAGCGTTATTGATACACTATCACAAGAAGAAATGGTTGAAATTATTAAAGATAGATCACTTGTAGGTTTAGGTGGAAGTGGGTTCCCAACTTACATAAAGTTAGCTACAAAAGAAAAGATTAATACTGTGGTAATTAATGCAGTAGAATGTGAACCTTATCTTAGTAGTGATTATAGATTAATCTTAGAACATCCAGACCGTGTTGTTGCTGGTATGAAATATATCATGCAAGCTTTAAACACTAAAAAAGGTGTTATCGCAATAAAAGAAAACAAAGATTCTTTATACCAAGTTTTAACACAAGTAATAAATCACCGTTTCCCAGACTTAGATATTAAAGTTATGCGTTTAGGTAACTATTATCCACAAGGTTGGGAAGTAGAAGTATTTAAAAATGCTTTAGGAATTACCATTCCTCATGGAGAACTTCCAATGAAGTATGGCGTTATCGGTTTTAATGTATCAACAGCAGCAGGTGTTTTTGATGCAATAAAACATAACTTGCCAGTAACTAAGCGATACTTTACTTTAACAGGTGATGCGATCAAATTTCCGCAAAACTACCGTGTTAAAGTAGGTACAAGTGTAAAACAATTAATTGCTTTAAGCGATGGTTATAAAGAAGAATATGATGAAGTATTAGTAGTAATGGGTGGACCAATGATGGGTGTAAGTAGTGTTAGTGATGATGTAATCGTTTCTAAAACTACAACATCAGTAATTATTCTACAAAATATTGATTATCAGGAAGAACCTTGTGTTCGTTGTGGTAGTTGTGTTTATAGTTGTCCAACTCATTTAGAACCAGTTCAAATAATGAATGCAGTAAAACGTAATGATAAAGAAGCGATGAAAGGTCTTGAGGCTTATAAATGTATTGAGTGTGGATTATGTGCTTATGTTTGTACAAGTAAAATCCATGTTACTGAATATGTTCGTAAAGCTAAAAAGTTAATAGGGTGA
- the rnfD_2 gene encoding Electron transport complex protein RnfD: MIEHQPKIIRKTSPYLRRPQASVSRMMRDVVIALLPITIFAIYSFGMDAVKILSTAIISMVLAEYFYYQIVDKIKGETFKFKNKSFTLYNFSALTSGLIYGLTLPDQTPIWVVAVSGILGIFLAKLIFGGLGQNVFNPAAVARVIVVVNFAIAYGSHTADFALAGTVDGMSGATALQYTNFAYTSDAGQMITNAFNPAVLDNFSLMNLFTGMGIPGSLGEVSAILLILGGIYLALRTSFEVRIPLAYVGTVFLLAGVVAIQQGLGLWYPVYHVLSGGLLFGAIFMATDPITSPITKPGRIYFGFGLGVITFFIRLFGALPEGVVFSILIMNMFVPTFDYFKWSKSRFTNKGNLIFAGVIVATILVTVLGVHYGF; encoded by the coding sequence ATGATAGAACATCAACCAAAAATAATTAGAAAAACATCTCCTTATTTAAGAAGACCACAAGCTAGTGTTTCTAGAATGATGCGTGATGTGGTTATAGCATTATTGCCAATTACTATCTTTGCAATTTATTCATTCGGAATGGACGCTGTAAAAATATTATCAACAGCTATAATCTCAATGGTATTAGCTGAGTATTTCTATTATCAAATTGTTGATAAAATCAAAGGAGAAACATTTAAATTTAAAAACAAAAGTTTTACTCTTTATAATTTTAGTGCTCTAACAAGTGGACTGATCTACGGATTAACCTTGCCTGATCAAACACCGATATGGGTTGTTGCTGTATCAGGAATACTTGGAATATTCTTAGCTAAGTTAATCTTTGGTGGGTTAGGTCAAAATGTCTTTAATCCAGCTGCAGTAGCTAGAGTAATAGTAGTAGTAAACTTTGCCATTGCTTATGGTTCTCATACAGCAGACTTTGCCTTAGCAGGTACTGTTGATGGAATGAGTGGAGCAACTGCATTACAATATACAAACTTTGCATATACATCCGATGCAGGACAGATGATTACTAATGCATTTAATCCTGCAGTCCTTGATAATTTCAGTTTAATGAACTTATTTACCGGTATGGGAATACCGGGTAGTCTTGGAGAAGTTAGTGCAATATTACTAATTCTAGGGGGAATCTATTTAGCTCTTAGAACTAGTTTTGAAGTTAGAATACCACTTGCTTATGTTGGAACAGTTTTCTTGCTTGCAGGAGTTGTTGCTATACAACAAGGTTTAGGTTTATGGTATCCGGTATATCACGTATTAAGTGGTGGATTATTATTTGGAGCTATTTTCATGGCAACAGATCCAATCACTTCACCAATAACTAAACCAGGACGGATCTACTTTGGATTTGGTCTCGGTGTTATAACATTCTTTATTAGACTTTTTGGTGCTTTACCAGAAGGTGTAGTATTCTCGATTTTAATTATGAATATGTTTGTCCCTACATTCGATTACTTTAAATGGAGTAAATCTAGATTTACAAATAAAGGTAACTTAATATTTGCTGGTGTAATAGTAGCAACTATCTTAGTCACAGTGTTAGGAGTTCATTATGGGTTCTAA
- the rnfG_2 gene encoding Electron transport complex subunit RnfG, protein MGSKFKTALVLLVIGAISGFLIWGTNELSKDGILENREIREQGYYKELFNLDDDFVITFTKEILESGLEEVELVDANSDVIGYIYKMTDTNAYGDIVILVGIDTNGVIKNVIISSSTNTPTYVKAVKDDNLAGLTNQNANDVDYDDVTSATFTYGSVKKVVDASVEYYLLNRGDE, encoded by the coding sequence ATGGGTTCTAAATTTAAAACAGCACTCGTGTTATTAGTTATAGGGGCAATAAGTGGATTCTTAATTTGGGGAACAAATGAATTATCAAAAGATGGAATCTTAGAAAATAGAGAAATTAGAGAACAAGGATATTATAAAGAACTATTTAATTTAGACGATGATTTTGTTATTACATTTACTAAAGAGATTTTAGAATCAGGGTTAGAAGAAGTTGAATTAGTAGATGCAAATAGTGATGTTATTGGGTATATCTATAAAATGACTGATACAAACGCATATGGAGATATCGTTATCTTAGTTGGGATTGATACTAACGGAGTTATTAAAAACGTTATTATTTCAAGTTCAACAAATACTCCAACATATGTTAAAGCAGTAAAAGATGATAATCTAGCAGGTCTAACTAATCAAAATGCAAATGATGTTGATTATGACGATGTAACTAGTGCAACATTTACTTATGGTAGTGTTAAAAAAGTTGTTGATGCTAGTGTTGAGTATTATCTGTTGAATCGAGGTGACGAATAA
- the rnfE_2 gene encoding Electron transport complex protein RnfE: MSKKENFLKGFFKENPIFVFLLGMCPALATTSTFETALGMGILVVFVLTMSNIVVSLLRNLIPNDVRTPSYIVVIATFVTIVGMLTEWKAYALYEALGVFIPLIVVNCLILGRAESFASKNKVVDSAIDGLGMGLGFTFALVVIGFVRELLSTGSIMYGNYLPFFVDKPIYLFTFDWLIDGVVYLINLIPNISILVNGSIEDVAIPMFALPAGAFIALGLILSFIQSKQVKKAEKLEAERKALIAEKRRIALEKKKAAALKKVGESA; the protein is encoded by the coding sequence ATGAGTAAAAAAGAAAACTTCTTAAAAGGATTCTTCAAAGAAAATCCGATATTCGTCTTCTTATTAGGAATGTGTCCTGCCTTAGCGACTACTTCAACATTTGAAACAGCGTTAGGTATGGGGATTTTAGTTGTATTTGTATTAACAATGAGCAATATTGTTGTTAGTTTACTAAGAAACTTAATTCCAAATGATGTACGTACACCTTCTTATATCGTTGTTATTGCGACTTTTGTAACAATTGTAGGAATGTTAACTGAATGGAAAGCTTATGCTTTATATGAAGCTCTAGGTGTATTTATACCTTTAATTGTGGTTAACTGTTTAATTTTAGGGCGAGCAGAATCATTTGCTTCTAAAAACAAAGTTGTTGATAGTGCAATTGATGGTTTAGGAATGGGTCTAGGATTTACGTTTGCCTTAGTTGTTATTGGTTTTGTAAGAGAATTATTAAGTACCGGTAGTATTATGTATGGTAACTACCTACCATTTTTCGTTGATAAACCAATATACTTATTTACATTTGATTGGCTGATTGATGGTGTTGTATATCTTATAAATCTAATTCCAAATATTTCAATTTTGGTAAATGGATCTATTGAAGATGTTGCAATTCCAATGTTTGCTTTACCAGCGGGTGCATTTATAGCCCTTGGATTAATCTTATCTTTTATTCAATCTAAACAAGTTAAAAAAGCTGAAAAGTTAGAAGCAGAACGTAAAGCATTAATTGCTGAGAAAAGACGTATTGCTTTAGAAAAGAAAAAAGCAGCAGCACTTAAGAAAGTAGGTGAAAGTGCATGA
- the rnfA_2 gene encoding Electron transport complex protein RnfA: MSWTVFVAAIISSMLINNVILMRFLGICPFLGVSKKSSSAVGMSAAVLFVMVIATAVTYTIYDLVLFPFDIPYISTIAFILVIASLVQFVEMIMKKYSKSLYKALGIYLPLITTNCAILGVAEGNITGVWTETMPYFNGLLLSVSNAVGTGLGFGLILFAFSSVRERLDSSNIPKAWAGVPISLVVAGIMSLAFAGLVGVI; encoded by the coding sequence ATGAGTTGGACAGTATTTGTAGCAGCTATTATTAGCTCGATGTTAATTAACAATGTTATTTTAATGCGTTTCTTAGGTATTTGCCCTTTCTTAGGAGTAAGTAAGAAATCAAGTAGTGCAGTAGGTATGAGTGCAGCAGTATTATTTGTTATGGTAATTGCTACTGCAGTAACATATACAATTTATGATCTTGTATTATTCCCATTTGATATCCCATATATCTCAACAATTGCTTTTATTTTAGTAATTGCAAGTTTAGTTCAATTTGTTGAAATGATAATGAAGAAATATAGTAAATCACTATATAAAGCTTTAGGTATTTATTTACCACTTATCACCACAAACTGTGCTATCTTAGGAGTTGCAGAAGGAAATATTACCGGTGTTTGGACTGAAACAATGCCTTACTTCAATGGATTGCTTCTTTCAGTATCTAATGCTGTAGGTACAGGATTAGGATTTGGTTTAATTTTATTTGCTTTCTCTAGTGTTAGAGAAAGATTAGATTCATCAAATATTCCAAAAGCATGGGCCGGAGTTCCAATTAGTTTAGTTGTTGCTGGAATTATGAGTTTAGCGTTTGCTGGATTGGTAGGTGTTATTTAA
- the rnfB_2 gene encoding Electron transport complex protein rnfB, which translates to MAATITLAVMGLLLGLGLAYAADVFKVEVDIRLQEVEKRLPGYNCGACGYPGCSGFAEGIMEGEVEKLSMCKPGKDENYNAIIEYLKDNPNSDGSILKIQK; encoded by the coding sequence ATGGCAGCGACGATTACTTTAGCAGTGATGGGACTTTTACTAGGACTTGGACTTGCTTATGCGGCTGATGTCTTCAAAGTAGAAGTGGATATCCGTCTTCAAGAAGTAGAGAAAAGACTACCAGGGTATAATTGTGGGGCTTGTGGTTATCCAGGTTGTAGTGGATTTGCCGAAGGAATCATGGAAGGTGAAGTAGAAAAACTTTCGATGTGTAAACCAGGTAAAGATGAAAACTATAATGCAATCATTGAATATCTAAAAGATAATCCCAATAGTGATGGTAGTATATTAAAAATACAAAAGTAG
- a CDS encoding putative permease: MMKIIMKNKFLVISVILLIIFAIFDMSITIKALSNTVSQTKSMLLIVPPIFILIGLFDVWVSREKVIELMGENSGPKGMFLAFFLGAFSAGPTMAAFPVALIMLKKGAKYSNVIFFIMTWSTLKIPIILFQISQVGWKLTTIINTSMLIVFILGALFADKLFSSNEKEEMTNKAINYTSK; the protein is encoded by the coding sequence ATGATGAAAATTATTATGAAAAATAAGTTCTTAGTCATTTCAGTTATTCTATTAATTATATTTGCTATTTTCGATATGAGCATAACAATCAAGGCATTATCAAATACGGTTAGTCAAACAAAGAGTATGTTATTGATCGTCCCACCTATCTTTATACTCATCGGATTATTCGATGTCTGGGTATCTAGAGAAAAAGTTATTGAGCTTATGGGAGAAAATTCTGGACCAAAAGGAATGTTCTTAGCATTCTTCTTAGGTGCATTCTCAGCAGGACCAACAATGGCGGCATTCCCGGTTGCATTAATTATGTTGAAAAAAGGTGCTAAGTATTCAAACGTTATATTTTTCATTATGACATGGTCTACACTTAAAATACCGATCATTCTCTTTCAAATTTCTCAAGTAGGATGGAAATTAACAACTATCATTAATACTAGTATGCTCATAGTCTTTATTCTCGGTGCATTATTTGCCGATAAACTATTTAGCTCTAATGAAAAGGAAGAAATGACTAACAAAGCGATCAACTATACTTCAAAGTAA